A window of the Pogona vitticeps strain Pit_001003342236 chromosome 4, PviZW2.1, whole genome shotgun sequence genome harbors these coding sequences:
- the NOL7 gene encoding U3 small nucleolar RNA-associated protein NOL7 isoform X2 yields the protein MVARRTRAAAKADEAAAGGGEGEAVPAAVSSSEGEEAGGDEEAPEEVTFESARVAAEEAHRSAGERARREKAILKEKRRQREELFKEQKKRKLLPENVLEELASSTQERNQPCDTPENDKSQDVEGESETEHTKEDEEEETVATRLQENYMAVRLKDRDLTNKQQQGAKNFVQRLLYGAGSNRTTANQYFSVENKKRAVKKAAVQFVSNSWGKTKKQKAKRFTKHWVSSKITP from the exons ATGGTGGCGCGGAGGACGCGGGCGGCGGCCAAGGCCGACGAAGCTGccgcaggaggaggagaaggcgaaGCGGTGCCCGCCGCCGTTTCTTCTTCAGAAGGCGAGGAAGCGGGCGGCGACGAGGAGGCGCCCGAGGAAGTGACCTTCGAAAGCGCGCGGGTGGCCGCGGAGGAAGCGCACCGGTCGGCGGGGGAGCGCGCCCGCCG AGAAAAGGCTATCTTGAAAGAAAAGAGACGGCAAAGAGAAGAACTATTTAAGGAACAAAAG aaaagaaagcTGCTTCCTGAAAATGTGTTAGAGGAGTTGGCTTCATCCACACAGGAAAG AAACCAGCCATGTGACACACCTGAAAATGATAAGT CACAGGATGTTGAGGGtgagtctgaaactgaacatacaaaggaagatgaagaagaagaaacagtagCTACTAG GCTCCAAGAAAACTATATGGCTGTGAGGTTAAAGGATCGGGATTTAACCAACAAGCAACAGCAAGGAGCTAAAAACTTTGTACAGAGACTCCTATATGGAGCTGGCTCCAACCGAACTACTG CAAATCAGTATTTTTCTGTTGAAAACAAGAAAAGGGCAGTTAAAAAAGCAGCAGTCCAGTTTGTGAGTAATTCCTGGG GTAAAAcgaagaaacaaaaagctaagcGATTCACAAAGCACTGGGTGTCATCAAAAATAACCCCATGA
- the NOL7 gene encoding U3 small nucleolar RNA-associated protein NOL7 isoform X1: protein MVARRTRAAAKADEAAAGGGEGEAVPAAVSSSEGEEAGGDEEAPEEVTFESARVAAEEAHRSAGERARREKAILKEKRRQREELFKEQKKRKLLPENVLEELASSTQESRNQPCDTPENDKSQDVEGESETEHTKEDEEEETVATRLQENYMAVRLKDRDLTNKQQQGAKNFVQRLLYGAGSNRTTANQYFSVENKKRAVKKAAVQFVSNSWGKTKKQKAKRFTKHWVSSKITP from the exons ATGGTGGCGCGGAGGACGCGGGCGGCGGCCAAGGCCGACGAAGCTGccgcaggaggaggagaaggcgaaGCGGTGCCCGCCGCCGTTTCTTCTTCAGAAGGCGAGGAAGCGGGCGGCGACGAGGAGGCGCCCGAGGAAGTGACCTTCGAAAGCGCGCGGGTGGCCGCGGAGGAAGCGCACCGGTCGGCGGGGGAGCGCGCCCGCCG AGAAAAGGCTATCTTGAAAGAAAAGAGACGGCAAAGAGAAGAACTATTTAAGGAACAAAAG aaaagaaagcTGCTTCCTGAAAATGTGTTAGAGGAGTTGGCTTCATCCACACAGGAAAG CAGAAACCAGCCATGTGACACACCTGAAAATGATAAGT CACAGGATGTTGAGGGtgagtctgaaactgaacatacaaaggaagatgaagaagaagaaacagtagCTACTAG GCTCCAAGAAAACTATATGGCTGTGAGGTTAAAGGATCGGGATTTAACCAACAAGCAACAGCAAGGAGCTAAAAACTTTGTACAGAGACTCCTATATGGAGCTGGCTCCAACCGAACTACTG CAAATCAGTATTTTTCTGTTGAAAACAAGAAAAGGGCAGTTAAAAAAGCAGCAGTCCAGTTTGTGAGTAATTCCTGGG GTAAAAcgaagaaacaaaaagctaagcGATTCACAAAGCACTGGGTGTCATCAAAAATAACCCCATGA